Proteins from one Pirellulales bacterium genomic window:
- the uvrA gene encoding excinuclease ABC subunit UvrA — MAASDIVIKGAREHNLRDVSLALPRNRLICLTGVSGSGKSSLAFDTLYAEGQRRYVESLSTFARQFLGQLPKPDVDLIQGLSPSISISQKTSGQNPRSTVGTITEIYDFLRVLYARCGQGHCPRCSRPITAQTREQIIEQILARPSEQRFLVLAPIVRQQKGEFRDLFDDLIKQGFVRARVDGTVISLSEEQRLDRQMRHDIEVVVDRLVTGPQIRPRLAEAVDLALRLGEGNLIVAPEQASAPAPPVEDGGDESPSAPRRGARQRQRPGDVHLSAHYACTPCGLSFEPLSPQLFSFNSPQGMCPDCDGLGERYTFDPALLVPNPGRSFKQGCFELIGPWKEMGRWRKHIYNGIAEALERDYQLDPGTVLETAWEEVPAEIQRQLLWGTGERHITYTWGGGSGAYKYGGRWEGILPDLLGKYRNSKSAMQRRQLEKYMKVLGCSSCRGQRLNPQARSVRIATREAGFAAQPALTLPEVCELSVADAVRFFSALELDDIRGQIAAEVLKEIRARLTFLLNVGLEYLTLARTAPTLSGGESQRIRLAGQIGSGLVGVLYILDEPSIGLHPRDNDRLLASLVRLRDMGNTVIVVEHDEDTMRAADHLVDFGPGPGVRGGEIVATGKLTAVAHEPRSLTGQFLSGQRKIEVPRKRRPAGDKRLVIRGAQHNNLKNVDADIPLGTFVCVTGVSGSGKSSLVNDILVEALRRDLNGGEGTPGAFRELLGLEHLDKLIAIDQSPIGRTPRSNPATYIKVFDDIRKLYTQLPDSKARGYKDGRFSFNVEGGRCEACEGNGSNRLEMDFLADVWVTCPVCQGHRFNRETLQIRFKDKSISDVLEMDIQQALSHFENITPVRHKLQTLHDVGLDYLKLGQPSPTLSGGEAQRIKLARELVKKSTGKTLYLLDEPTTGLHFADIELLLKVLHNFVEAGNTVLVVEHNLDVIKTADWVIDLGPEGGAGGGEIIATGTPEQVSEVTASHTGRALAPLLGRKAAGAAKPATPKASAKATPPPEPTKAIVVQGARQHNLKGVDVEIPRDAMTVCCGLSGSGKSSLAMDTIYAEGQRRYVESLSAYARQFVGQMQKPQLDHISGLSPAIAIEQKNLGHTPRSTVGTVTEIYDYLRVMFARLGTLYCPTCDVPIGTQTVDEIVDKVLAEPEGSKLYLMAPLFIEVGERYEVLWDDLRKRGYQRVRIDGETHSLDAVPTIDRRRKHEVAVVVDRIALNRSARSRLADSIESALSLGQGVLHVAHVETGVPEPRWRVQVHSQHYACDRCGRSFEPLAPHNFSFNSALGWCPACEGLGTQTGANPAALLRDPKLTLAAGAVSLWPHVEVAMFRAMLDALATHARLPVDVPFEQLDARSRRIVMHGCGDDWIAITRPGTKATDDAARPWFRFQYKGLYPALDEAARLSPSLRGRLDQFVDEVECSTCAGSRLRDDAAAVRFQDYTLDGLCRLPLDVLSKKIEAWRLSGSQQKVAGELLREIRGRLEFLVDVGLDYLTLSRPAATLSGGEAQRIRLASQVGSGLTGVLYVLDEPTIGLHPRDNRRLIRALTRLRDLGNTLLLVEHDREVIATADRLLDFGPGAGRLGGQIVASGTPQDVSRSRSSVTGPYLSGKKSIAVPSNRRMRPLAETVAEPPTNGAKQAAKRTKGKSPAGPAPFVPPGSGWLEVLGARHHNLRGADLRIPLGAFTAITGVSGSGKSSLVDDVMYSSLAKVLHRARITPGAHDAIRGVERINKVIRVDQQALGNTPTSNPATYTGTFDLIRQLFAQVPEAKLRGFTPRRFSFNVPGGRCEVCEGNGQKRIEMHFLPDVWVECDTCRGKRYNPETLAVRYKGQSIADVLEMSCREALDLLGNIPAIRRILQTLCDVGLDYLTLGQPAPTLSGGEAQRVKLAAELARPDTGQTLYVLDEPTTGLHFDDLVKLLDVLNRLVDLGNTVVVIEHNLDVIKTADWLIDLGPEAGDGGGWIVAQGTPEDVVAQARNHAGTAAGRATGKPSRAKQKSLAGVTQQRSYTGEMLAEVLEAGPHAERPKYDPHAEQSPRVDDLELAEVGQDAKMPWQIDGRRWHTQERVGRNGVPCRWDGKILAAIIDKIQESGAFSETNYDNRTIVEISAERKADGWFFHASTGHEWLLTLKFRTAKRTFQRDKLVEALDLKPLNELPELPIYGNEPRVKCKQLRGPWQEVQLQVHSWEEIDKPAFWEFLAAAIAGFEKFTERKSQRPEDIMPWKVLGQKWHFARRGFPPGKTVRWKTETLEELCEMLAEVAPQGQFLWNQQQVVHLLVPQQPDPWATIHTKRVAGIDLELRGPRNLVALGRIADLGAEREVQPDRSGKDLVKLRLIEPDDLQRGNLRAFLQEHLASLKNGKALA; from the coding sequence ATGGCCGCTTCGGATATCGTGATCAAGGGCGCGCGCGAACATAATCTTCGCGACGTGTCGCTGGCATTGCCGCGCAATCGGCTGATCTGCTTGACCGGCGTGAGCGGCTCGGGCAAGAGCTCGCTGGCCTTCGACACGTTGTACGCCGAGGGGCAGCGCCGCTATGTCGAGAGCCTGTCGACCTTTGCCCGGCAGTTCCTGGGGCAGTTGCCCAAGCCGGACGTCGACCTGATCCAGGGCTTGAGCCCTTCGATCTCGATCTCGCAAAAGACGAGCGGGCAGAATCCGCGCTCGACCGTCGGGACGATCACCGAGATCTACGATTTTCTCCGCGTGCTGTACGCGCGTTGCGGCCAGGGGCATTGCCCGCGCTGCTCCCGGCCGATCACCGCCCAGACGCGCGAGCAGATCATCGAGCAAATCCTGGCCCGGCCGTCCGAGCAGCGGTTTCTCGTCCTGGCGCCCATCGTGCGCCAGCAAAAAGGCGAATTCCGCGACTTGTTCGACGATCTGATCAAGCAAGGATTTGTGCGGGCCCGCGTCGATGGCACGGTGATCAGCCTGTCCGAAGAACAGCGGCTCGACCGGCAGATGCGTCACGATATCGAGGTCGTCGTCGACCGGCTCGTGACGGGACCGCAAATTCGCCCCCGGTTGGCCGAAGCGGTCGATCTGGCACTGCGACTGGGCGAGGGCAACTTGATCGTCGCGCCCGAGCAGGCCAGCGCGCCTGCGCCGCCGGTCGAAGACGGCGGCGACGAGTCGCCGAGCGCGCCGCGGCGCGGGGCACGCCAGCGTCAGCGCCCGGGCGACGTGCACTTGTCGGCTCACTATGCCTGCACGCCGTGTGGCCTGAGTTTCGAGCCGCTCAGCCCGCAGTTGTTCAGCTTCAACAGCCCGCAGGGCATGTGCCCCGATTGTGACGGTCTCGGCGAGCGGTACACGTTCGACCCGGCACTATTGGTCCCCAATCCTGGCCGGTCGTTCAAGCAAGGCTGCTTCGAGCTGATCGGCCCGTGGAAGGAAATGGGCCGCTGGCGCAAGCACATCTACAACGGCATCGCCGAAGCGCTCGAACGCGACTATCAGCTCGACCCCGGCACGGTGCTGGAAACCGCCTGGGAAGAAGTGCCGGCCGAGATCCAGCGGCAGCTCTTGTGGGGCACCGGCGAGCGGCACATCACCTATACCTGGGGCGGCGGCTCCGGCGCCTACAAGTACGGCGGCCGCTGGGAAGGCATCTTGCCCGATTTGCTGGGCAAATATCGCAACAGCAAAAGCGCCATGCAGCGGCGCCAGCTCGAAAAGTACATGAAGGTGCTGGGTTGCAGCAGTTGCCGCGGCCAGCGACTCAATCCGCAGGCACGGAGCGTGCGCATCGCAACCCGAGAGGCCGGTTTCGCCGCGCAGCCGGCGCTCACGCTGCCCGAGGTTTGCGAGCTGAGCGTGGCTGACGCGGTGCGGTTCTTCAGCGCGCTGGAGCTGGACGACATCCGCGGCCAGATCGCCGCCGAAGTGCTCAAGGAAATCCGCGCGCGGCTGACGTTTTTGCTCAACGTCGGGCTCGAATACCTGACCCTGGCCCGCACGGCGCCGACGCTGTCGGGTGGCGAATCGCAGCGGATTCGGCTGGCGGGGCAGATCGGCTCGGGACTGGTCGGGGTGTTGTACATCCTCGACGAGCCGTCGATCGGTTTGCATCCGCGCGATAACGACCGGCTGCTGGCATCTCTGGTGCGGCTGCGCGACATGGGCAACACGGTGATCGTGGTCGAGCACGACGAAGACACGATGCGCGCGGCCGACCACTTGGTCGACTTTGGCCCCGGCCCGGGCGTGCGCGGCGGCGAAATCGTCGCCACGGGCAAGTTGACCGCCGTAGCCCACGAGCCGCGCAGCCTGACCGGGCAGTTCCTCTCGGGCCAGCGCAAGATCGAGGTCCCGCGGAAGCGGCGCCCGGCAGGCGACAAGCGGCTCGTGATCCGCGGCGCACAACACAACAACCTCAAGAACGTCGACGCTGATATCCCGCTCGGCACGTTCGTGTGTGTGACCGGCGTGAGCGGCTCGGGCAAGAGTTCGCTGGTCAACGACATCCTGGTCGAAGCCTTGCGGCGCGACCTGAACGGTGGCGAGGGCACGCCCGGTGCCTTTCGCGAGCTGCTGGGCCTCGAGCATCTCGACAAGCTGATCGCGATTGACCAATCGCCGATCGGCCGTACGCCGCGCAGCAATCCGGCGACGTATATCAAGGTCTTCGACGACATCCGCAAGCTCTACACGCAACTGCCCGACTCGAAGGCCCGGGGCTACAAAGACGGCCGGTTCAGCTTCAACGTCGAAGGCGGGCGGTGCGAGGCTTGCGAAGGCAACGGTTCGAATCGCCTGGAAATGGACTTCCTGGCCGACGTCTGGGTGACCTGCCCCGTGTGCCAGGGCCATCGCTTCAACCGCGAAACGCTGCAGATTCGCTTCAAGGATAAGTCGATCTCGGACGTGCTGGAAATGGACATCCAGCAGGCGCTGTCACATTTCGAAAATATCACCCCCGTCCGGCACAAGCTGCAGACGCTGCACGACGTGGGCCTCGACTATCTCAAGCTCGGCCAGCCTTCGCCCACGCTCTCCGGCGGCGAGGCGCAGCGCATCAAGCTCGCGCGCGAGCTGGTGAAGAAGAGTACCGGCAAGACGTTGTACCTGTTGGACGAGCCGACCACGGGCCTGCACTTTGCCGACATCGAATTGCTGCTCAAGGTGCTGCACAACTTCGTCGAGGCGGGCAATACCGTGCTCGTGGTCGAGCACAACCTCGACGTGATCAAGACGGCCGACTGGGTCATCGACCTCGGGCCCGAGGGCGGCGCCGGCGGCGGCGAGATTATCGCCACCGGCACGCCCGAACAGGTCAGCGAAGTCACCGCCTCGCACACGGGCCGGGCCCTGGCGCCGCTCTTGGGGCGCAAGGCAGCCGGCGCGGCGAAGCCGGCCACGCCCAAGGCGAGCGCGAAGGCGACGCCCCCGCCCGAGCCGACCAAGGCGATCGTCGTGCAAGGTGCGCGGCAGCACAATCTCAAGGGCGTCGACGTCGAGATTCCGCGCGACGCGATGACCGTCTGCTGCGGCTTGTCGGGTTCGGGCAAGAGCTCGCTGGCGATGGACACGATCTATGCCGAAGGGCAACGGCGCTACGTCGAGAGCTTGAGCGCCTATGCCCGGCAGTTCGTGGGGCAGATGCAGAAGCCGCAGTTGGACCACATCAGCGGGCTCTCGCCGGCGATTGCCATCGAGCAAAAGAACCTGGGCCATACGCCGCGCTCGACCGTCGGCACCGTGACCGAAATCTACGATTACCTGCGGGTCATGTTCGCCCGGTTGGGCACGCTGTATTGCCCCACCTGCGATGTCCCCATCGGTACCCAGACCGTCGACGAGATCGTCGACAAAGTGCTGGCCGAGCCTGAGGGCTCGAAGCTGTACCTCATGGCGCCGCTGTTTATCGAGGTTGGCGAGCGTTACGAGGTGCTGTGGGACGATCTGCGCAAGCGCGGCTATCAGCGCGTCCGCATCGACGGCGAGACGCACTCACTCGATGCGGTGCCCACGATCGATCGTCGGCGCAAGCACGAGGTGGCCGTGGTGGTTGATCGCATCGCGCTGAACCGCTCGGCCCGTTCGCGGCTGGCCGACAGCATCGAGTCGGCCCTGTCGTTGGGCCAAGGCGTGTTGCACGTGGCCCACGTCGAGACGGGCGTGCCCGAGCCGCGGTGGCGCGTGCAGGTGCACAGCCAGCACTATGCCTGCGATCGCTGCGGACGCAGCTTCGAGCCGTTGGCCCCGCACAATTTTTCGTTCAATAGCGCGCTGGGCTGGTGCCCGGCCTGCGAGGGCCTGGGCACGCAGACCGGGGCCAATCCCGCGGCGCTGCTGCGCGATCCGAAGCTGACCCTGGCCGCGGGTGCCGTGTCGCTTTGGCCGCACGTCGAAGTCGCCATGTTCCGCGCGATGCTCGATGCCTTGGCGACCCACGCGCGGTTGCCGGTCGACGTGCCGTTCGAGCAGCTCGATGCCCGCTCACGGCGGATCGTGATGCACGGCTGCGGAGACGATTGGATTGCCATAACCCGGCCAGGCACCAAAGCGACCGACGACGCGGCTCGCCCCTGGTTTCGCTTTCAATACAAGGGGCTCTATCCCGCGCTCGACGAGGCCGCGCGGTTGTCGCCTTCGCTGCGCGGTAGGCTCGATCAGTTCGTCGACGAAGTCGAGTGCTCAACCTGCGCGGGCAGCCGGTTGCGCGACGATGCCGCCGCGGTGCGGTTCCAGGATTACACGCTCGACGGCTTGTGCCGGCTGCCGCTCGATGTGCTGTCGAAGAAGATCGAGGCCTGGCGGCTGTCCGGCTCCCAACAAAAGGTCGCCGGCGAGTTGCTGCGCGAAATCCGCGGCCGCCTCGAATTCCTCGTCGACGTGGGGCTCGATTACCTGACGCTCTCGCGCCCCGCGGCCACGCTCTCCGGTGGCGAGGCGCAGCGCATTCGACTGGCCAGCCAGGTGGGCAGCGGCCTGACCGGCGTGCTCTACGTGCTCGACGAACCGACCATCGGCCTGCACCCGCGCGACAACCGCCGCCTGATTCGCGCGCTCACCCGGCTGCGCGATTTGGGAAATACATTGCTCCTGGTCGAGCACGACCGCGAGGTGATCGCCACGGCCGACCGTCTGCTCGATTTTGGCCCCGGAGCGGGCCGCCTGGGGGGCCAGATTGTCGCCTCGGGCACGCCGCAGGATGTCTCGCGCAGCCGCAGCTCGGTCACGGGCCCCTATCTCTCGGGCAAGAAGTCCATCGCCGTGCCGAGCAATCGTCGGATGCGGCCGTTGGCCGAGACCGTGGCCGAGCCGCCAACCAACGGCGCCAAGCAGGCCGCGAAAAGGACCAAGGGCAAATCGCCGGCCGGGCCAGCGCCGTTCGTGCCGCCCGGCAGCGGGTGGCTCGAGGTGCTTGGTGCCCGGCATCACAATCTGCGCGGCGCCGACCTGCGCATCCCGTTAGGCGCGTTCACGGCGATTACCGGCGTCAGCGGCTCGGGCAAGAGCTCGCTGGTCGACGACGTGATGTATTCGAGCCTGGCCAAGGTGCTGCACCGTGCCCGTATCACGCCGGGCGCGCACGACGCGATTCGCGGCGTCGAGCGCATCAACAAGGTCATTCGCGTCGATCAGCAGGCGCTGGGTAACACGCCCACCTCGAACCCGGCCACCTACACGGGCACGTTCGATTTGATTCGCCAGTTGTTTGCCCAGGTGCCCGAGGCCAAGCTGCGCGGCTTCACTCCGCGGCGGTTCAGTTTCAACGTGCCGGGCGGGCGCTGCGAGGTCTGCGAGGGGAACGGGCAGAAGCGCATCGAGATGCACTTTCTGCCCGACGTGTGGGTCGAATGCGACACCTGCCGGGGCAAGCGGTACAACCCCGAAACGCTGGCCGTGCGCTACAAGGGCCAGTCAATTGCCGACGTCTTGGAAATGTCGTGCCGCGAGGCGCTCGATTTGCTGGGCAACATTCCGGCGATTCGCCGGATTCTGCAAACGCTGTGCGACGTGGGCCTCGATTACCTGACGCTCGGTCAGCCGGCCCCCACGCTTTCAGGCGGCGAGGCTCAGCGCGTCAAGCTTGCCGCCGAATTGGCTCGTCCCGACACGGGCCAGACGTTGTACGTCCTCGACGAGCCGACGACCGGCCTGCACTTCGACGACCTGGTCAAACTGCTCGACGTGCTCAACCGGCTGGTCGACCTGGGCAACACGGTTGTCGTGATCGAGCACAATCTCGACGTGATCAAGACGGCCGACTGGCTCATCGACCTGGGGCCCGAGGCCGGCGACGGAGGCGGCTGGATCGTCGCCCAAGGGACGCCCGAAGACGTCGTCGCGCAGGCACGCAACCACGCCGGGACGGCCGCCGGCCGGGCGACGGGCAAACCGTCGCGTGCCAAGCAAAAGTCGTTGGCCGGGGTGACGCAGCAGCGTTCCTATACCGGCGAGATGCTCGCCGAGGTGCTCGAGGCGGGGCCCCACGCCGAGCGGCCCAAGTACGATCCGCACGCGGAACAATCGCCGCGCGTCGACGACCTCGAGCTGGCCGAGGTCGGCCAGGATGCGAAGATGCCCTGGCAGATCGACGGCCGCCGCTGGCACACGCAAGAGCGCGTGGGCCGCAACGGCGTGCCTTGCCGTTGGGACGGAAAGATCCTGGCCGCGATCATCGACAAGATTCAAGAATCCGGCGCCTTCAGCGAGACGAACTACGACAACCGGACGATCGTCGAGATCTCGGCCGAGCGCAAGGCCGACGGCTGGTTCTTCCACGCCTCGACGGGGCACGAGTGGCTGCTCACGCTCAAGTTCCGCACCGCTAAGCGGACGTTTCAGCGCGACAAGCTCGTCGAGGCGCTCGATCTCAAGCCGCTCAACGAACTGCCCGAGCTGCCGATCTACGGCAACGAACCGCGGGTCAAGTGCAAGCAGTTGCGCGGCCCCTGGCAGGAAGTCCAGCTCCAGGTGCATTCCTGGGAAGAGATCGACAAGCCGGCCTTCTGGGAATTTCTCGCGGCGGCGATCGCCGGCTTCGAGAAGTTCACCGAGCGCAAATCGCAACGGCCCGAGGACATCATGCCCTGGAAGGTCCTGGGGCAAAAATGGCACTTTGCCCGCCGCGGATTTCCGCCCGGCAAGACGGTGCGCTGGAAAACCGAGACGCTCGAAGAGTTGTGCGAAATGCTTGCCGAGGTCGCGCCGCAGGGGCAATTCCTCTGGAACCAGCAGCAGGTCGTGCACTTGCTCGTGCCGCAGCAGCCCGACCCTTGGGCGACGATCCACACCAAGCGCGTGGCAGGCATCGACCTCGAGCTCCGCGGTCCGAGGAATCTCGTGGCCTTGGGGCGGATCGCCGATCTCGGGGCCGAGCGCGAAGTACAGCCCGACCGCAGCGGCAAGGACCTGGTCAAGCTGCGCCTGATCGAGCCGGACGACTTGCAGCGCGGAAACCTGCGGGCCTTCCTCCAGGAACACCTGGCCAGTTTGAAGAACGGCAAGGCGCTCGCGTGA